Below is a genomic region from Haliotis asinina isolate JCU_RB_2024 chromosome 14, JCU_Hal_asi_v2, whole genome shotgun sequence.
GTGCTAAACCCTACCTACTTTTCAGTAGTAAACCTGAAATTCTGTTATGTTTGCTCTTAAATGCGGCACTCAGCAACAGTtcatcccgttaatcgcctgacaggcatggcttactgaagaccatCACGGGTACAAGAAATACTTCTCACACGGGATAGAAagaacattcactcactgactcactaactTACTGTCACAAGATCCTCAAAGCGGACCACTAAAATCGAGGATGAGTATTCAGCATTGGCCATGGCCTTCTCCCAGTTTGTGACATGATCGAACCAGGTGCCCCATTCAACTGTTAAAGGAATTGTGGAATAAACTATATCATTACACATCTCAACTGTTCATACAGATACTCAGAAATATCATTCGCCATTCTATGTAATAAACTCATGATTTTGTACGAGAATCAGATTTGTGTATCAAGGTAAGATACAATATTCCTGTCAAAATTTCCTTTTACACCAACAGATGTAAGGGATAAGATGTGACCGCCTGCACGCAAAAACTCGTATCTTCCATGAAAACATTGAGGCGTCTGATGGAATGAAAGCTCTGGTATTCACTGACATTCTGTACCAGCATAAATGTGACCAAAACACCCATGTAGCAACATTATTACACACACATAACAACACAGATACATTCCAACGGAAACGGCAACACGGTGACTATAACAGAAACAAGCGGTAGGAACGCATATAAACCACATCACCAATACAAACAAACAGCAACGTGATAATAACCAACAATAACATATGATAGAACCCACACAGGTCATACAACACATAAAGCAACACACGGGAACAATACACAGATTAACATATAGAACATCACACACAGGAACATATAGAGCAGGaagacacacatacaaagactcAGGAACTCATACAACAACACATACAGAACagacacaacaacaaaaacaacagtacACACGTTAACACACGCTGGGACACAGAGCAACACCGCAAGCCACACTAGAACATACACAGAAACACAGGCAGcaagacacacgcacacaataAAAGAAACAACATGAATCAACACACACAGGAACAAATACAGAACGCGCACACATACATTCACCATTCAGGAATAACTTCATCCAGTCCGCAAAAGGACATATCTCAACCTTCTCTCTGCACCGCAAGCTCGTTTTCATCAGCTGATACCAAGAACAGGAGACATCACGTGGGTCTCTCAAAAGATAAACAATTTTCAGCTTCTTTTCCATTGCCGCTTTGGGAAGAAGTTCAAAATGCATGTGTCCGTTGAGAACTCGGGGTGTAGAAAGAGATGCTAGTTTCTCATTGGATGTTTGCTCAATGTGAAAGTCTTCCTTCCTGTAAGGTACAGTGTCAGCACACTTCCTCAGCAACATGTTGATGACTTCAAAACACCAGTGAGTACCTGTCAAACAGAGGATCGTAAACATCAGGggctaaataaataaaataattgtcTCAGAAAATGCTTCAAACTGTTGAAATTATagtctcagcaatattccagctatatggcgtcggtctgtatataatcgagtctggaccagacaatccaatgatcagcagcgtgagcatcgatctgcgcaactgggaaccgatgacatgaccacccgatcccattagtcgcctcttacgacaagcatagtcgctttttctggcaagcatatgttgctgaaagcctattcgacccgggaccttcacggtttaACAGTTTTAACAGTTTTCTCTGCTGTAGGTGTATCATTCAGTGTTCAAATCTGTGATAACGTTCTCGTAAAAGATCAATACGACCGTAATGGCACCAGTGTCCTGTCTCTCACACAGAACTGTCACAGAAAGTGTCTTTGTTTGTTAAGTTTTCATTCACATTGTGTGAATCTTATCTAATCGTTAGTTCTGCTTGCATATGTTGGCAATATATTTATGCTGACATTAATATATTAGTCAGTAAAAGTCCTTAATATGCGACTGAGTTTGATTTGCCTACACACATTTCCTATTCTATTTAAACAAGAAcagagtgagcttagttttatctCGCCATTAGAAATATCCAGTAATATGGCGGGAAGGCGGGAGTACTTACATCGGCAGTATTACATCCATATCGTGCTTGAAACAagtttttaaatttaaattcacCGTAAATGCTCATAAACTATAAAACgcctgtcaacgaagggcatTTACAGCTAGAATATAACAGATATCaatgtataaatgaaaatataatctacagaatattgctacagaaaataatagaataccAAAATGGGTTAACAGATCGCAAACAGGACAGGGCTTTGTAACGCTAAAACCTGCCATCAAGGTACAGGGTTAAGGATAgggttatacatgtatatactgtcTCTGATGGGGTATTAGTACTATCCTTtttatataccttgatggcattTAGCGTTTCAAGCCCCTGTGGCTAACAGCAGATGGTAGATACTATACTAGGGTCTTAAAGTATATTTGGTTAATGCATGAAACTAAGctgcatttacaccatcccttcagttgttTCCAAGTTTACACAATCTAGACATAAATACACAAAccacatattctacagttaAGATTGTGATATGTTTAAAGTTACTTTGAATGGTTTGGACCATTCTGCTCAAGAGAATTATTGAAAAAGGACTTTTGGGTCTTTTTACATCTTGTATAACACGACTTCTTTCTTATATAGAACATGCATTAGTACAGGTATTATTTACCAGATCGCATATATCCACACAACATAACGTCATCATCTTTAATATCCACGTCCATCATATTCCGGATGATCTCTTCATCAAAGACGTATGGGTAGCGAACGCCGTTTACTTCCAGTATTGGGTATTTCGTTTCCGGG
It encodes:
- the LOC137261719 gene encoding 3-beta-hydroxysteroid sulfotransferase-like isoform X2; the protein is MPVTYVSPENDPETKYPILEVNGVRYPYVFDEEIIRNMMDVDIKDDDVMLCGYMRSGTHWCFEVINMLLRKCADTVPYRKEDFHIEQTSNEKLASLSTPRVLNGHMHFELLPKAAMEKKLKIVYLLRDPRDVSCSWYQLMKTSLRCREKVEICPFADWMKLFLNVEWGTWFDHVTNWEKAMANAEYSSSILVVRFEDLVTQPVREIERIDEFLNTKTDDKFRRRVVEKCNLDNIKRDKHSITDKLEGKSVHFVQGKIGSWKDNFSAELSENFNRVYDEKMKDSKFYNMYRQP
- the LOC137261719 gene encoding 3-beta-hydroxysteroid sulfotransferase-like isoform X1, producing the protein MPVTYVSPENDPETKYPILEVNGVRYPYVFDEEIIRNMMDVDIKDDDVMLCGYMRSGTHWCFEVINMLLRKCADTVPYRKEDFHIEQTSNEKLASLSTPRVLNGHMHFELLPKAAMEKKLKIVYLLRDPRDVSCSWYQLMKTSLRCREKVEICPFADWMKLFLNGEFEWGTWFDHVTNWEKAMANAEYSSSILVVRFEDLVTQPVREIERIDEFLNTKTDDKFRRRVVEKCNLDNIKRDKHSITDKLEGKSVHFVQGKIGSWKDNFSAELSENFNRVYDEKMKDSKFYNMYRQP